Proteins encoded in a region of the Streptomyces sp. NBC_00310 genome:
- the sucC gene encoding ADP-forming succinate--CoA ligase subunit beta codes for MDLFEHQARELFEEHGIAVPRAEVTDSPKEAREIARGLGGRVVVKAQVKTGGRGKAGGVKLAADPAATELTARQILGMDIKGHTVRKVMVAEPVAIEREFYVSYVLDRAAGRFLAIASAEGGMEIEEVAATRPEAVARIPVDPAEGVTSAKAAEIAEAAGLPPQTVDVLMRLWEVLTREDALLVEVNPLVRTEQGQILALDGKVTLDDNASFRQSRWGDEGLAHDDPLEAAAAAKGLNYVKLDGEVGVIGNGAGLVMSTLDVVAGCGARPADFLDIGGGASAQIMADGLSVILSDPAVKSVLVNVFGGITACDAVADGIVRALDSVQLTKPLVVRLDGNNAARGRAILDARDHPLVHQATTMDGAARRAADLAHAN; via the coding sequence ATGGACCTTTTCGAGCACCAGGCAAGGGAACTCTTCGAGGAACACGGCATCGCGGTGCCACGGGCCGAGGTCACCGACTCGCCCAAGGAGGCCCGCGAGATCGCCCGCGGGCTGGGCGGACGCGTCGTCGTCAAGGCCCAGGTGAAGACCGGCGGACGCGGCAAGGCGGGCGGGGTGAAGCTCGCAGCCGACCCCGCCGCCACCGAACTGACGGCACGGCAGATCCTCGGCATGGACATCAAGGGCCACACCGTCCGCAAGGTGATGGTCGCCGAACCGGTCGCGATCGAGAGGGAGTTCTACGTCTCGTACGTCCTCGACCGCGCGGCCGGCCGCTTCCTCGCGATCGCCTCGGCCGAGGGCGGCATGGAGATCGAGGAGGTGGCGGCGACCAGGCCGGAGGCGGTGGCCCGGATCCCCGTCGACCCCGCCGAGGGCGTCACCTCGGCGAAGGCGGCCGAGATCGCCGAAGCGGCGGGCCTGCCCCCGCAGACCGTCGACGTTCTCATGCGGCTCTGGGAGGTACTGACCCGTGAGGACGCGCTCCTCGTCGAGGTGAACCCCCTCGTGCGAACCGAACAGGGGCAGATCCTCGCCCTCGACGGCAAGGTCACCCTCGACGACAACGCGAGCTTCCGGCAGAGCCGTTGGGGTGACGAGGGCCTCGCGCACGACGACCCGCTGGAGGCGGCCGCCGCCGCGAAGGGCCTCAACTACGTGAAGCTGGACGGCGAGGTCGGCGTCATCGGCAACGGCGCCGGACTCGTCATGTCCACCCTCGACGTGGTCGCGGGCTGCGGCGCCCGCCCCGCCGACTTCCTCGACATCGGCGGCGGTGCCTCCGCCCAGATCATGGCCGACGGCCTCTCCGTCATCCTCTCCGACCCGGCCGTGAAGTCCGTCCTCGTCAACGTCTTCGGCGGGATCACCGCCTGTGACGCGGTGGCGGACGGCATCGTGCGGGCCCTGGACAGCGTCCAGTTGACCAAACCGCTGGTCGTCCGCCTCGACGGCAACAACGCCGCACGCGGCCGGGCGATCCTCGACGCCCGCGACCACCCCCTCGTCCACCAGGCCACCACCATGGACGGCGCCGCGCGCCGCGCCGCCGACCTCGCCCACGCGAACTGA
- a CDS encoding thiamine pyrophosphate-binding protein: protein MPDGNSQDLISGGHLVAKALKAEGVEVIYTLCGGHIIDIYDGCVDEGIEVVDVRHEQVAAHAADGYARITGKPGCAVVTAGPGTTDAVTGVANAFRAESPMLLIGGQGAHTQHKMGSLQDLPHVDMMTPITKFAATVPDTARAADMVSMAFRECYHGAPGPSFLEIPRDVLDAKVPVEKARVPKAGAYRASTRSAGDPEAIEKLADLLVHAEKPAILLGSQVWTTRGTESAIDLVRTLNIPAYMNGAGRGTLPPGDPHHFQLSRRYAFSHADVIVIVGTPFDFRMGYGKRLSPDATVVQIDLDYRTVGKNRDIDLGIVGDAGLVLKSVTEAASGRINGGASRRKEWLDELRAAEQTAIEKRLPSLRSDASPIHPYRLVSEINDFLTENSIYIGDGGDIVTFSGQVVQPKSPGHWMDPGPLGTLGVGVPFVLAAKKARPDKEVVALFGDGAFSLTGWDFETLVRYDLPFVGIVGNNSSMNQIRYGQAAKYGLERERVGNTLGDVHYDKFAQMLGGYGEEVRDPADIGPALRRARESGKPSLINVWVDPDAYAPGTMNQTMYK, encoded by the coding sequence ATGCCCGACGGCAACAGCCAGGACCTCATTTCCGGTGGTCACCTCGTCGCGAAGGCACTCAAAGCGGAGGGTGTGGAGGTCATCTACACCTTGTGCGGCGGCCACATCATCGACATCTACGACGGCTGCGTCGACGAGGGCATCGAGGTCGTCGACGTCCGCCACGAGCAGGTCGCCGCCCACGCCGCCGACGGCTACGCCCGCATCACCGGCAAGCCCGGCTGCGCGGTCGTCACCGCCGGCCCCGGTACGACCGACGCCGTGACCGGTGTCGCCAACGCCTTCCGCGCGGAGTCCCCGATGCTGCTGATCGGCGGCCAGGGCGCGCACACCCAGCACAAGATGGGGTCCCTGCAGGACCTGCCGCACGTCGACATGATGACCCCGATCACCAAGTTCGCGGCGACCGTACCGGACACCGCCCGCGCCGCCGACATGGTGTCGATGGCGTTCCGCGAGTGCTACCACGGCGCCCCCGGCCCCTCGTTCCTGGAGATCCCGCGTGACGTCCTGGACGCCAAGGTGCCGGTGGAGAAGGCGCGGGTACCGAAGGCCGGGGCCTACCGGGCCTCGACCCGCTCGGCCGGCGACCCCGAGGCCATCGAGAAGCTCGCCGACCTGCTGGTGCACGCCGAGAAGCCCGCGATCCTGCTGGGCAGCCAGGTGTGGACGACGCGAGGAACCGAGTCCGCGATCGATCTGGTGCGCACGCTGAACATCCCGGCGTACATGAACGGCGCGGGGCGCGGCACCCTGCCGCCCGGAGACCCGCACCACTTCCAGCTCTCCCGCCGGTACGCCTTCTCCCACGCCGACGTCATCGTCATCGTCGGTACGCCCTTCGACTTCCGCATGGGCTACGGCAAGCGGCTGTCGCCGGACGCGACCGTCGTGCAGATCGACCTCGACTACCGGACCGTCGGCAAGAACCGCGACATCGACCTCGGGATCGTCGGCGACGCGGGCCTCGTTCTGAAGTCGGTGACCGAGGCAGCCTCCGGACGCATCAACGGGGGCGCGTCGAGGCGCAAGGAGTGGCTCGACGAGCTGCGCGCCGCCGAGCAGACCGCCATCGAGAAGCGGCTGCCCAGCCTGAGGTCCGACGCCTCGCCGATCCACCCGTACCGGCTGGTCAGCGAGATCAACGACTTCCTCACCGAGAACTCCATCTACATCGGCGACGGCGGCGACATCGTCACCTTCTCCGGTCAGGTCGTGCAGCCCAAGTCACCCGGGCACTGGATGGACCCGGGCCCCCTCGGCACGCTCGGCGTCGGCGTCCCCTTCGTACTCGCCGCCAAGAAGGCGCGGCCCGACAAGGAGGTGGTGGCCCTCTTCGGCGACGGCGCCTTCTCCCTCACCGGCTGGGACTTCGAGACCCTCGTCCGCTACGACCTCCCCTTCGTCGGCATCGTCGGCAACAACTCCTCGATGAACCAGATCCGTTACGGCCAGGCCGCCAAGTACGGCCTGGAGCGCGAGCGCGTCGGCAACACCCTCGGCGACGTCCACTACGACAAGTTCGCCCAGATGCTGGGCGGTTACGGCGAGGAGGTCCGCGACCCCGCCGACATCGGCCCGGCACTCCGGCGCGCCCGTGAGTCGGGCAAGCCGTCGCTGATCAACGTCTGGGTCGACCCGGACGCGTACGCCCCCGGAACCATGAACCAGACGATGTACAAGTGA
- a CDS encoding glycoside hydrolase family 43 protein: MNRTLRAVLALLTSVAALLGLTTALAGPAGAAHPSAGQATRYTMTAFTNSSESNMYVYDSPDATAFTLRKGPAYTPPSGLIRDPSIFKHTDGYYYLTYTTRTWSALSTTIGFARSTDRLNWTFLYDYTVPISGLQRAWAPEWFVDTNGSVNIILSASVAADGEWIFKPYKLTATNSALTAWSAPTVLSGISPNYIDTFIVKIGSTYHAFTKNETTKYIEYATASSLTGPYTFQKTGNWAGFGSGKEGPALVQLDNGGWRIYYDAYGDQKYWYSDSYDNFATWSTPTELPGLTGFVRHLTVLKETVSGGVTLPTNTTRSLQSVNYTGRYAVVRSDSLGYVDPVTSSSTTAVKQSATFTVVPGLADANCYSFRDSAGRYLRHWDFRVRFDTDNGTTVFDKDATYCARPGTAAGSVRLESYNYPGRYLRHYNYELRVDQYQATDTFRADSSFTAVNPWA, translated from the coding sequence TTGAACAGAACCCTCAGGGCGGTCCTCGCCCTCCTCACCTCGGTGGCCGCCCTCCTGGGACTCACCACCGCCCTCGCCGGCCCGGCCGGAGCCGCCCACCCGTCGGCGGGGCAGGCGACGCGGTACACCATGACCGCGTTCACCAACAGCAGCGAGTCGAACATGTACGTCTACGACTCGCCGGACGCGACCGCGTTCACCCTCCGGAAGGGCCCCGCGTACACCCCGCCCTCCGGTCTGATCCGCGACCCCAGCATCTTCAAGCACACGGACGGCTACTACTACCTCACCTACACCACCCGCACCTGGTCGGCGCTCTCCACCACGATCGGCTTCGCCCGCTCCACGGACCGCCTCAACTGGACCTTCCTTTATGACTACACGGTCCCGATCAGCGGTCTGCAGCGCGCCTGGGCGCCCGAGTGGTTCGTCGACACCAACGGCAGCGTCAACATCATCCTGTCCGCGTCCGTCGCGGCCGACGGAGAGTGGATCTTCAAGCCGTACAAGCTGACGGCGACCAACTCCGCCCTCACCGCCTGGTCCGCGCCGACCGTGCTGTCCGGCATCAGCCCGAACTACATCGACACCTTCATCGTCAAGATCGGCTCCACCTACCACGCGTTCACCAAGAACGAGACGACGAAGTACATCGAGTACGCGACCGCCTCCAGCCTCACCGGCCCGTACACCTTCCAGAAGACCGGCAACTGGGCCGGCTTCGGCTCCGGGAAGGAGGGCCCGGCGCTCGTCCAGCTCGACAATGGCGGCTGGCGGATCTACTACGACGCCTACGGCGACCAGAAGTACTGGTACAGCGACAGCTACGACAACTTCGCCACCTGGTCGACCCCGACCGAACTGCCGGGCCTCACCGGCTTCGTACGCCACCTGACCGTCCTCAAGGAGACCGTGTCCGGCGGCGTCACCCTGCCGACCAACACCACCCGGTCCCTCCAGTCCGTCAACTACACGGGCCGCTACGCCGTGGTCCGCTCGGACAGCCTCGGCTACGTCGACCCGGTGACCTCCTCCAGCACCACCGCCGTCAAGCAGAGCGCGACCTTCACGGTCGTGCCCGGCCTCGCGGACGCCAACTGCTACTCCTTCCGGGACTCCGCCGGCCGCTATCTGCGGCACTGGGACTTCCGGGTCCGCTTCGACACGGACAACGGCACGACCGTGTTCGACAAGGACGCCACGTACTGCGCCCGGCCGGGCACGGCCGCCGGCTCGGTCCGCCTGGAGTCGTACAACTACCCGGGCCGCTACCTCCGCCACTACAACTACGAGCTGCGCGTGGACCAGTACCAGGCCACGGACACCTTCCGCGCCGACAGCTCCTTCACGGCGGTGAACCCCTGGGCCTGA
- the fusA gene encoding elongation factor G: protein MRSNVDNRNNRNNRNNRNNRDNRDNRGNPLTAVRNLGILAHVDAGKTTVTERFLYATGTTHKRGEVHDGTTVTDFDPQERDRGITIFAAAVSCAWDGHRINLIDTPGHVDFADEVERSLRVLDGAIAVFDAVAGVEPQSESVWRQADRHGVPRIAFVNKLDRAGADLDTAVESIRRRLHPAPLVVQVPIGTEDGFTGVVDLLRMRALVWADGGDTAEEGPVPDALREEAERRRRRLEEAVAELHPTALEEFCARSTLSARTLASALRDLTRTGEGVVVLCGSAYRNRGIEPLLDAVVAYLPSPSDVPPVRGTHDGTEQERAADAHVPFAALAFKVSATATGRLTYLRLYSGTIRKGDTVLDAGTRRTERIGRILRVRADRHAELDRAVAGDIVAVVGLKSARAGTTLCAPAAPLLLEPPSVADPVVSVAVEARRSTDTDRLATALARLAEEDPSLVVRTDPETGQTLLSGMGELHLEVAVEKIRQSHGLEVAVGRPRVAYRETVVRGVSGLVFRHVKQDGGAGQFAHVVLDVAPLEADGDGDGGAPTGFVFRSTVVGGRVPQEYVRAVEAGCRDALAEGPLGGHPVTGLGVTLTDGATHSKDSSEMAFRTAGRLALREALRTGVMGLLEPVAVVTVTVPADAVGGVLGDLAARRGRVSDSAPRAGSVVITATVPLAELFGYATRLRSRTQGRGTFTTRPAGYAPAPVAMAGDR from the coding sequence ATGCGCAGCAACGTCGACAACCGCAACAACCGCAACAACCGCAACAACCGCAACAACCGCGACAACCGCGACAACCGCGGCAACCCCCTGACCGCCGTCCGCAACCTGGGCATCCTCGCCCACGTCGACGCCGGCAAGACCACCGTCACCGAGCGGTTCCTGTACGCCACCGGGACCACGCACAAGCGGGGCGAGGTCCACGACGGCACGACCGTCACCGACTTCGACCCGCAGGAGCGCGATCGCGGCATCACGATCTTCGCGGCGGCGGTGAGCTGCGCCTGGGACGGCCATCGCATCAACCTGATCGACACACCGGGCCACGTCGACTTCGCCGACGAGGTGGAACGGTCGCTGAGGGTGCTCGACGGCGCGATCGCGGTGTTCGACGCGGTCGCGGGCGTCGAGCCGCAGAGCGAGTCGGTGTGGCGGCAGGCCGACCGGCACGGCGTACCGCGCATCGCCTTCGTCAACAAGCTGGACCGGGCGGGCGCCGACCTCGACACGGCCGTCGAGTCGATCCGGCGACGGCTCCATCCGGCGCCGCTGGTGGTGCAGGTGCCGATCGGTACGGAGGACGGCTTCACCGGCGTCGTCGATCTGCTGCGCATGCGGGCCCTGGTCTGGGCGGACGGCGGCGACACGGCCGAGGAGGGGCCGGTGCCGGACGCCCTGCGCGAGGAGGCGGAGCGACGTCGACGGCGGCTGGAGGAGGCGGTGGCGGAACTGCATCCGACGGCGCTGGAGGAGTTCTGCGCGCGGTCCACGCTCTCCGCGCGGACGCTGGCCTCCGCGCTGCGCGACCTCACCCGCACCGGTGAGGGCGTGGTCGTGCTGTGCGGCTCGGCCTACCGCAACCGCGGCATCGAACCGCTGCTCGACGCGGTGGTGGCGTATCTGCCGTCGCCGTCGGACGTGCCGCCCGTACGCGGTACGCACGACGGTACGGAGCAGGAGCGGGCCGCCGACGCGCACGTGCCGTTCGCGGCCCTGGCGTTCAAGGTGAGCGCCACGGCCACGGGACGGCTGACCTACCTGAGGCTGTACTCGGGAACGATCCGGAAGGGGGACACCGTGCTGGACGCGGGCACACGGCGCACCGAGCGGATCGGCCGGATCCTGCGGGTCCGGGCCGACCGGCACGCCGAACTGGACCGGGCGGTGGCCGGGGACATCGTCGCGGTGGTCGGGCTGAAGTCCGCCCGCGCGGGGACCACCCTGTGCGCGCCGGCGGCGCCGCTGCTCCTCGAACCCCCGTCCGTCGCCGACCCGGTGGTGTCGGTGGCCGTCGAGGCACGCAGGAGCACCGACACCGACCGGCTCGCCACGGCCCTGGCGCGGCTGGCCGAGGAGGACCCCTCGCTGGTCGTGCGGACCGACCCCGAGACCGGTCAGACGCTGCTGTCCGGCATGGGCGAACTGCATCTGGAGGTGGCGGTGGAGAAGATCCGGCAGAGCCACGGGCTCGAAGTCGCCGTCGGCCGGCCTCGTGTGGCCTATCGCGAGACGGTCGTCCGCGGGGTGTCCGGTCTGGTCTTCCGGCACGTCAAACAGGACGGCGGGGCAGGGCAGTTCGCCCATGTCGTCCTCGACGTGGCACCCCTGGAGGCGGACGGCGACGGTGACGGCGGCGCCCCCACGGGCTTCGTCTTCCGCTCGACCGTCGTCGGCGGCCGGGTACCGCAGGAGTACGTCCGCGCGGTCGAGGCCGGCTGCCGTGACGCCCTCGCCGAGGGGCCCCTCGGCGGTCACCCGGTGACCGGGCTGGGCGTCACCCTGACCGACGGGGCGACCCACTCCAAGGACTCCTCGGAGATGGCGTTCCGTACGGCCGGGCGGCTCGCGCTCCGGGAGGCACTGCGCACCGGGGTGATGGGGCTCCTGGAGCCCGTCGCCGTTGTCACCGTCACCGTGCCCGCGGACGCCGTGGGCGGGGTGCTCGGCGATCTCGCGGCGCGCCGGGGCCGGGTCTCGGACTCCGCGCCCCGGGCGGGCTCGGTGGTGATCACCGCGACCGTGCCCCTGGCGGAGTTGTTCGGGTACGCGACCCGGCTGCGCAGCCGCACCCAGGGCCGGGGCACGTTCACCACCCGGCCCGCCGGGTACGCCCCGGCACCGGTGGCGATGGCCGGCGACCGGTAG
- a CDS encoding aldehyde dehydrogenase family protein, with translation MAPPTATPTLTLKSGTAWTDAWQRCLAVAPEAFRDDRVLNLWNRSWQADGRALPATSPVDGSPVAGPPRLDGATAHQAVRASLDQHRAWRHVPLAERRARVAATLDALTQHRELLALLLVWEIGKPWRLAQADVDRAIDGVRWYVDGIEPMVEGRVPLDGPVSNIASWNYPMSVLVHAMLVQTLAGNAVIAKTPTDGGVACLTLAGALAAREGLPVTLVSGSGGELSKALVRAPEIGCVSFVGGRDTGAAVATAVADLGKRHVLEQEGLNTWGIWNHTDWDTLTAVIPKLFDYGKQRCTAYPRFVVQRALFDEFLAAYLPAVRTLRVGHPLAVEHPDDPHPKLDFGPVINAAKAKELTDQVAEAVDRGAVPLHRGRLGDARFLPGQDTGAYVQPVTLLDPPPSSPLHHAEPFGPVDTIVLVDTEAELLAAMNASNGALVATLSTDDHATYERLAPQIRAFKVGHGTPRSRGDRDELFGGFGASWRGAFVGGELLVRAVTRGPAGERLPGNFPDYHLMPSAA, from the coding sequence ATGGCACCACCCACAGCCACGCCCACCCTCACCCTCAAATCCGGCACGGCCTGGACCGACGCCTGGCAGCGGTGTCTCGCCGTCGCCCCCGAGGCCTTCCGGGACGACCGGGTCCTCAACCTCTGGAACCGCTCCTGGCAGGCCGACGGCCGGGCTCTGCCGGCCACCAGCCCCGTCGACGGCAGCCCCGTCGCGGGCCCGCCCCGACTGGACGGCGCCACCGCGCATCAGGCGGTGCGCGCCTCCCTCGACCAGCACCGGGCCTGGCGCCACGTCCCCCTCGCCGAACGCCGCGCCCGGGTCGCCGCCACGCTCGACGCCCTCACCCAGCACCGCGAACTGCTCGCTCTGCTCCTGGTCTGGGAGATCGGCAAACCCTGGCGGCTCGCGCAGGCCGACGTGGACCGGGCCATCGACGGCGTCCGCTGGTACGTCGACGGCATCGAGCCCATGGTCGAGGGGCGCGTCCCGCTCGACGGCCCGGTCTCCAACATCGCCAGCTGGAACTACCCGATGAGCGTGCTCGTGCACGCGATGCTGGTCCAGACACTGGCGGGCAACGCGGTCATCGCCAAGACCCCGACCGACGGCGGCGTCGCCTGCCTCACCCTGGCCGGCGCGCTCGCCGCCCGCGAGGGCCTCCCGGTCACCCTCGTCAGCGGCAGCGGAGGCGAACTGTCCAAGGCGCTGGTCCGCGCCCCCGAGATCGGCTGCGTCTCCTTCGTCGGCGGCCGCGACACCGGCGCCGCCGTGGCCACCGCCGTCGCCGACCTCGGCAAACGCCACGTACTGGAACAGGAGGGCCTGAACACCTGGGGCATCTGGAACCACACCGACTGGGACACCCTCACCGCCGTCATTCCCAAGCTCTTCGACTACGGCAAACAGCGCTGCACGGCGTACCCGCGCTTCGTCGTCCAGCGCGCACTGTTCGACGAGTTCCTGGCCGCGTACCTTCCGGCGGTCCGCACCCTCAGGGTCGGCCACCCGCTGGCCGTGGAGCACCCCGACGACCCGCACCCGAAGCTGGACTTCGGGCCCGTCATCAACGCGGCCAAGGCCAAGGAGCTGACCGACCAGGTCGCCGAGGCCGTCGACCGGGGCGCCGTACCGCTGCACCGGGGCCGGCTCGGCGACGCGCGCTTCCTGCCCGGCCAGGACACCGGCGCGTACGTCCAGCCCGTCACCCTGCTGGACCCGCCCCCGTCCTCCCCGCTCCACCACGCGGAACCCTTCGGCCCGGTCGACACGATCGTCCTGGTCGACACCGAGGCCGAACTGCTCGCTGCCATGAACGCCTCGAACGGCGCGCTCGTCGCCACTCTCTCCACCGACGACCACGCGACGTACGAGCGGCTGGCACCCCAGATCCGGGCGTTCAAGGTCGGCCACGGCACACCCCGCTCCCGCGGCGACCGCGACGAGCTCTTCGGCGGCTTCGGCGCGTCCTGGCGGGGCGCCTTCGTCGGCGGTGAGCTCCTCGTCAGGGCCGTCACGCGCGGCCCGGCGGGGGAGCGGCTGCCGGGCAACTTCCCCGACTACCACCTCATGCCGTCCGCCGCCTGA
- the sucD gene encoding succinate--CoA ligase subunit alpha, which yields MAIYLTKESKVLVQGMTGGEGMKHTRRMLAAGTNVVGGVNPRKAGRTVDFDDRAVPVFGSVHEGIEVTGADVTVVFVPPAFAKAAVVEAADAGIGLAVVITEGIPVHDSVAFTAYARSRGTRIIGPNCPGLITPGQSNAGIIPADITKPGRIGLVSKSGTLTYQLMYELRDIGFSTCVGIGGDPVVGTTHIDCLAAFQDDPDTELIVLIGEIGGDAEERAAAYVRDHVTKPVVGYIAGFTAPEGKTMGHAGAIVSGSSGTAQAKKEALEAVGVRVGGTPTETARLVLAALEDEA from the coding sequence ATGGCCATCTACCTCACCAAGGAGAGCAAGGTCCTCGTCCAGGGCATGACCGGCGGCGAGGGCATGAAGCACACCCGCCGCATGCTCGCGGCCGGCACGAACGTCGTCGGCGGCGTCAACCCCCGCAAGGCCGGCCGGACCGTCGACTTCGATGACCGTGCCGTTCCCGTCTTCGGCTCGGTCCACGAGGGCATCGAGGTCACCGGCGCCGACGTCACCGTCGTCTTCGTCCCGCCCGCCTTCGCCAAGGCGGCCGTCGTCGAGGCCGCCGACGCCGGCATCGGCCTCGCCGTGGTCATCACCGAGGGCATCCCCGTCCACGACTCCGTCGCCTTCACGGCGTACGCCCGGTCCAGGGGCACCCGGATCATCGGCCCCAACTGCCCCGGCCTGATCACCCCCGGCCAGTCCAACGCGGGCATCATCCCCGCCGACATCACCAAGCCCGGACGCATCGGCCTCGTCTCCAAGTCCGGCACCCTCACCTACCAACTCATGTACGAGCTCCGTGACATCGGGTTCTCCACCTGCGTCGGCATCGGCGGCGACCCCGTCGTCGGCACCACCCACATCGACTGCCTGGCCGCCTTCCAGGACGACCCGGACACCGAACTGATCGTCCTCATCGGCGAGATCGGCGGCGACGCCGAGGAACGGGCCGCCGCGTACGTCCGCGACCACGTCACCAAGCCCGTCGTCGGCTACATCGCCGGATTCACCGCCCCCGAGGGCAAGACGATGGGGCACGCGGGCGCGATCGTCTCCGGCTCCTCCGGCACGGCCCAGGCCAAGAAGGAGGCGCTGGAAGCGGTCGGGGTGAGGGTCGGCGGCACCCCCACCGAGACGGCCCGGCTCGTGCTCGCCGCCCTGGAGGACGAGGCCTGA
- a CDS encoding ribonuclease BN — protein MHRAMGFAALGLVTFAPLLIVVAAAAPVQERGFALWIVDGMGLSGRPADAVQDLFSAPRKVLSTINVLSMVLLVLFGVTFAGSVQTGYEKVWDLSAGRWHTVWRRAVWLVAMTAYLFAEAQSGALLGSGLLRSSARGVLSALLGVLFFWWGQRFLLGGRISWHALLPGAIATIMGLGGLRVFSYLVFSPLIVSNAASYGAVGTVLIVTSWLIGVGFVVFGGALVGRYWYLHEPHHIPHPHSRSRKH, from the coding sequence ATGCACAGGGCCATGGGCTTCGCGGCGCTGGGCCTGGTGACGTTCGCCCCGCTGCTGATCGTGGTCGCGGCGGCCGCCCCCGTCCAGGAACGCGGCTTCGCCCTGTGGATCGTGGACGGCATGGGCCTGTCCGGGCGCCCCGCCGACGCCGTGCAAGACCTCTTCTCCGCACCCCGCAAGGTCCTGAGCACGATCAACGTCCTGAGCATGGTGCTGCTCGTGCTCTTCGGCGTGACGTTCGCGGGCAGTGTCCAGACCGGTTACGAGAAGGTCTGGGACCTGTCGGCCGGGCGCTGGCACACGGTTTGGCGACGCGCGGTGTGGCTCGTCGCGATGACGGCCTACCTCTTCGCCGAAGCGCAGAGCGGCGCCCTCCTGGGATCGGGACTCCTGCGCTCATCGGCCCGGGGCGTGCTGTCCGCGCTGCTCGGCGTGCTCTTCTTCTGGTGGGGACAGCGCTTCCTGCTCGGCGGCCGGATCTCCTGGCATGCCCTCCTGCCGGGCGCCATCGCCACGATCATGGGCCTCGGCGGCCTGCGCGTGTTCTCCTACCTGGTCTTCTCCCCTCTCATCGTGAGCAACGCGGCCTCGTACGGTGCGGTCGGCACCGTCCTGATCGTGACGTCCTGGCTCATCGGGGTCGGCTTCGTCGTCTTCGGCGGCGCCCTCGTCGGCCGCTATTGGTATCTCCACGAACCGCACCACATCCCGCATCCCCACAGCCGCTCCCGGAAGCACTGA